From Brassica rapa cultivar Chiifu-401-42 chromosome A06, CAAS_Brap_v3.01, whole genome shotgun sequence:
TCTCAGACAAAGGTAAACAAGAAGTAGATCATTTTTCATGTCTTCGGTTGCTGTTATATTTTCATGTCTTTGgttgcttttctttttcatgTACTCGGTTTGCGgtttgtaatattattttaaggaTGATGTTGTCTTTGCTGtgtgtaataattatgtaaGGATGATGTTTTCGATCATTTGTGTGATATCATTATAAGGATGGAatctttctttaaaaaatattaatgtcaTGTTTTGTGTTTCATAACCAGGATGCAGATTTGTCTGATGTGTTTGGCAGCTTATTTAGCACCTTAGATGTGAATATAGGGACCCAAGAGTACTTACAGAAGACAATGGGTAACCTTACACAAGAGTCAAATGTTGACGGTTTTGATCCATCTCAAGACAAGCAGTCCGAAGGACCTTCTGATTTCACTACGCCAATGACTTCTTTTCGGCCACAGATCTTCAAAACACCATTCTTGATTGATAGTGATGATATAGAAGTTCGTTGCAAAGCGAAAGACTACGAATTAGTTTTCCTTCCAGAAGAGAAATGGGCCAAACTAACTGAATGGACATTGAATCCCACGTAAGTTAtttgaattgttttatttatttttcctcaAATCTACCTCTTCACTAACATCACAGCAATGCTTTCTTTTTACAGAGTACTTCAGATTGGGCCATCTACATTTGATGCAGAGTTAGCCTCGCGGATTATTGGGCCTAATATTTGGTTGAAGAACTTTGTGAGTTTAGCTCTGAAATATTTTGCAGATTGCTTTTTGTTGTTGGTTCTCATTCCTAAACAAAATTGTATTGTCTTTTTCAGGACATGGACGCCATGATGTATTTGTTTCGGGAAAAAACCACATTGCGTCGGTGGAGTCCAGACCGAGTCGCATTTTTGAACTGTATGTTCAGTAATCAGATTATCACGGCCTATGGGAAGTTTGATGGAAACAGGAGAGGGTACAAAATCGACGACAATTTTCTCGAGTATGGAAGAGGCGAGCTTCCATATCATGGAAGCACAGGTTCAGTATGGAGCGTTGATGTCGATCGTCTCTACATCCCTATATGTGTTAACCAAATCCACTGGATCTCTATTTGCGTCAATCTTGTGAACCGGACAATTGATGTCTTCGATTGTGGGGGTAAGAAGAACAACAGGGTCATCGAAGCTTTTGCCGTCCTCATTCCACGAATCGTCAAGGCAGTCCAGTCGCCAGAGAGGAAGAAAGATTTCAATGTGAAACAGTATACTGTTTCATATGTCCCCATGCGCGGCCTAAACATGAGTGGTAATGATTGTGGTGCTTATTCATTGAAGTTCATAGAGTGCCATCTACTTGGATTAGATTTCTCATTGGTGAACGACGAGAACATCAAAGAAGCCCGACACAAGATAGCTTTTGATATTTGGGAAGCAGCAAATGATGCGGTCTTGTAATCTCGGATGTCTACATTTAAGCCTCCAAAACGTGCTCCGGTGAAACCTGTTGACCTCGGTTGACTTCATGATTTTTAGCTTGATCCTCTTAGATTTcaagtttgtttcttctttggGTTTAAGACATGGTTAATTGATTTTTACATTACTCTTATTGTTATGGAATTATTGGTTTTTCTACTATTTTACTGTTTTATGAATTACTTTAAggaaataaatcacataggGTGTCATTatatactctaaaccctaaaataccgtaaaccctaaatcagctccgattcatactctagAACCTAAAGTAACTTTAATTCATACCCTAAACCGTTTATTAGCTATGATTCATACACTAAACCATTTATTAGCTATGATTCATACCCTAAATCCTACATTAACTATGATTCATACCCTACACCCTAAATTAGTTTGAAGTTATATCAAAAACTTTAGTATAGATAGGTTTCAAATACAATACCCTAAATcacataaataaagaaaaataattttttaaaaaaaaaaataaaaattaagtatATTCAAAAGACGATTTTAAGTTGGAGTTATAAAAAcctaagaaaataaatttgagaGAAAAGGGGATTAGGGTTCTTTGTCTGCGATTCCTGTGAGCCTCGAAACGAATTAACAATGACCAGTTCGACGACTTCTTCTGCTCGTTTTCCTCGCATCTCTAATCATGGTGTGCCCACAAGATGTTGGTGTGGCGAGGGTATAACCACTTTTGGTTCATCGACGGCGGAGAATAGGTATCGACGATTCTACAGATGTCAAATCGCAAGAGATGTAAGTCCATGTTTCAATTTCGTGTTCCACATAACACCATACTGActgatttttgtttcttttgctaTAGAGAAAAACTGAGAATCATCTATTTAAATGGATTGATGAAGCTTTGATTGACGAGATACGGATGGTAGATGCGAAACATGAGAGAGTTGCTCAAGAGATTACAAAGTTTGAAGAAAGGGTTATGGAAAAAGTGAAGTCCGAAATTGTTAGAGTTGAAGCTGAGATGTCAGAAAAGTTCAAAGAGAAGGTGAACTTGGAGATTGCTAGAGTTGCACAGGATATGAAACAGAAGCTAAAGATTACGACGGTTGCTATGGTTGTTGTGGGAGCAATCGTGGGAATATGGACTTCTCTTACTGTCTGAGCAAGTTTCAGTGATTGGTTGCTTGTCGTTTGAGTTTGATGGGTTCAAAATAGCTTAAGATTGCATTATTGTTTTCATTATGATCGCCTATAATACACTTGATGGCTTCTTGTTGACTCTCGGTTGCTGACTATTATCAGCTTCAGTTCACAATCTAATacttttcttctccttcatgtTGTTTCAAAGCTAGTAGCTTCAGTTCacaattttcttctccttcatgtTGTTCACGAAGCTAGTAAAAATACAAGAGAGATAACACGATGTCTAATATCCATaaccaagaacaaaaaaatccaaaaccaaGCAAAACGAGTAAATCAAGTAACCAACACCATAATGAAAAACAAGCTAATCAAAAGCAAGAAAAATCCAAAACAACGAACTGGCTAAATCACTCTGTCGCATGTAGCTCTGTTATGATTCTCTTCGCCACATCGACTGCATCTGCGCCTCTTCTTTTCTTCAGCTCCTTGCGATGAACGAAGTTTGTCTTCGACCGTCTCGTATCTGcgctttcttctccttcctgCTCCTCTTCTTGATTCAGGAGGTTCCACATTAGCATTCCAGACATCATCTGGAACAACCCAACTATCCTCCGGAACACCTATTGGATTGATAGTTTCTTCATAAGCTGTTCTCCAAGTGGAAGTCGTGTACATTTCATCCGTTAGTGAGGATGGGGCTCGACCAACTGTTAAACCAGCCTTGATTGCGTGTCTACATGGGATTTTCAGTAGGTCGTATTTCCCACATGAGCAGGTTCTTCTATCCAAATCAACCAGGCAGTCGATTGTATCTCCGCGAACCAAAAAACGGTACTCATCAACTGGCTGAACCAGAAACGTTTTACCCTTATTAATCCGCCTGTCTATCTTTTTCTCGATGGCAATAGTTAATGGTTTTGTGTGCTTCCTGCTTCGTGTGCGCCGTTCGAAGAACCAACGGGTCAGCATTTCTCTGATGCTATCCAACAAAGGAATGACTGGATACTCTCTTGGTGTGCGCAAAGCAGAGTTTATTGATTCAGCTGGGTTAGTCGTTCTGATGTCATACCTGAATCCTGGAAACTGACAGCGAGCCCACTTTGTAACATCTGCATCTGTTAAATATTTTCCAATAGCTGGACTAATATTGCAGACAGCTTGGAATCGCTTCTGAAAATCAATGACTCTATAAGCTTTAGAAGCTTTTGCAATCAATCCAGCCAGTCCCTTTCCTCTGTAATGTGTGACCACATTATTCAACAAATGGTGGATGCAAATTCCATGATGAGAAAGAGGATACACATTCTCTATTGCCTTACAAAGTGAGGCATTTCTGTCTGACACAAAAGCTAGAGAATGCTCGTCCGCAATAACAACCTTTAGCTGTCTCATAAACCAATCCCATGAACGATCATTTTCTGAGTCCACAACCGCAAACGCAACAGGATACAAGTTAGAGTTTCCATCTAAAGCGGTCGCAGCAAGTAAGACCCCTTTGTATTTGCTCTTCAAAAATG
This genomic window contains:
- the LOC117126146 gene encoding uncharacterized protein At4g04775-like is translated as MTSSTTSSARFPRISNHGVPTRCWCGEGITTFGSSTAENRYRRFYRCQIARDRKTENHLFKWIDEALIDEIRMVDAKHERVAQEITKFEERVMEKVKSEIVRVEAEMSEKFKEKVNLEIARVAQDMKQKLKITTVAMVVVGAIVGIWTSLTV
- the LOC117126147 gene encoding uncharacterized protein LOC117126147; its protein translation is MTHNFDYKVVKSDRNLWYIRCKYNPCKWSVRAEGLSGSTYFIIKKYVADHTCAASSMNNGGRTASAKTIGSLIMHRYDGVKEGPKTNDVIQIMRMEHGCEISKSLAWDAREFAISMYLHMLREANPGTHTFYETDVDGRFRFLFVSFGQSVRGFQTAMRQVLVVDGTFLKSKYKGVLLAATALDGNSNLYPVAFAVVDSENDRSWDWFMRQLKVVIADEHSLAFVSDRNASLCKAIENVYPLSHHGICIHHLLNNVVTHYRGKGLAGLIAKASKAYRVIDFQKRFQAVCNISPAIGKYLTDADVTKWARCQFPGFRYDIRTTNPAESINSALRTPREYPVIPLLDSIREMLTRWFFERRTRSRKHTKPLTIAIEKKIDRRINKGKTFLVQPVDEYRFLVRGDTIDCLVDLDRRTCSCGKYDLLKIPCRHAIKAGLTVGRAPSSLTDEMYTTSTWRTAYEETINPIGVPEDSWVVPDDVWNANVEPPESRRGAGRRRKRRYETVEDKLRSSQGAEEKKRRRCSRCGEENHNRATCDRVI